One stretch of Clavibacter michiganensis DNA includes these proteins:
- the zwf gene encoding glucose-6-phosphate dehydrogenase → MSPVDITPEFNPLRIPSDRRLNRIAGPSSLIIFGVTGDLSRKKLMPAVYDLANRGLLPPGFALIGFARRDWEDQDFEQVVYEAVKQYSRTKFDEDVWRQLAQGIRFVQGTFDDDEAFQTLKDITEELDRERGTMGNHAFYLSIPPKSFPLVTEQLRRSGLADQKEGHWRRVVIEKPFGSDLKTARELNAVVESVFPPDSVFRIDHYLGKETVQNILALRFANQLYEPLWNANYVDHVQITMAEDIGVGGRAGYYDGIGAARDVIQNHLLQLLALTAMEEPVAFDASSLRDEKEKVLSAVRLPKDLSTATARGQYAGGWQGGEEVVGFLDEDGMNPESLTETYAAMRLDINTRRWSGVPFYLRAGKRLGRRVTEIAVVFKRAPQNLFAEDQTSALGQNALVIRVQPDEGVTIRFGSKVPGAGMQVRDVTMDFGYGHAFTEASPEAYERLILDVLLGDPPLFPRHQEVELSWKILDPIEEFWRTQGQPEQYRPGTWGPASADELLARDGRTWRRP, encoded by the coding sequence ATGTCGCCGGTGGATATCACCCCGGAATTCAATCCACTGCGGATCCCGTCAGACCGACGGCTGAACCGCATCGCGGGGCCCAGCAGCCTCATCATCTTCGGCGTGACGGGTGACCTGTCGCGCAAGAAGCTGATGCCGGCCGTCTACGACCTCGCCAACCGGGGGCTCCTGCCCCCCGGCTTCGCGCTCATCGGCTTCGCCCGGAGGGACTGGGAGGACCAGGACTTCGAGCAGGTCGTGTACGAGGCCGTCAAGCAGTACTCGCGCACCAAGTTCGACGAGGACGTCTGGCGCCAGCTGGCGCAGGGCATCCGCTTCGTGCAGGGCACCTTCGACGACGACGAGGCGTTCCAGACGCTGAAGGACATCACCGAGGAGCTCGACCGCGAGCGGGGCACGATGGGGAACCACGCGTTCTACCTGTCGATCCCGCCGAAGTCCTTCCCGCTGGTCACCGAGCAGCTCCGCCGCTCGGGCCTCGCGGACCAGAAGGAGGGGCACTGGCGCCGGGTCGTCATCGAGAAGCCCTTCGGGAGCGACCTCAAGACGGCACGCGAGCTGAACGCGGTCGTCGAGTCCGTCTTCCCGCCGGACTCGGTGTTCCGCATCGACCACTACCTGGGCAAGGAGACGGTCCAGAACATCCTGGCGCTGCGCTTCGCGAACCAGCTCTACGAGCCCCTGTGGAACGCCAACTACGTGGACCACGTGCAGATCACCATGGCCGAGGACATCGGCGTGGGCGGCCGTGCCGGTTACTACGACGGCATCGGCGCGGCCCGCGACGTGATCCAGAACCACCTCCTGCAGCTCCTCGCCCTCACGGCCATGGAGGAGCCCGTCGCGTTCGACGCGTCGAGCCTCCGGGACGAGAAGGAGAAGGTGCTGTCCGCGGTGCGCCTGCCGAAGGACCTCTCCACCGCCACGGCCCGCGGGCAGTACGCCGGCGGGTGGCAGGGCGGCGAGGAGGTCGTGGGCTTCCTCGACGAGGACGGCATGAACCCCGAGTCCCTGACCGAGACCTACGCGGCCATGCGGCTCGACATCAACACGCGCCGCTGGTCCGGCGTGCCGTTCTACCTGCGCGCGGGCAAGCGCCTCGGCCGCCGCGTGACGGAGATCGCGGTCGTGTTCAAGCGCGCCCCGCAGAACCTGTTCGCGGAGGACCAGACGTCGGCCCTCGGGCAGAACGCGCTCGTCATCCGGGTGCAGCCCGACGAGGGCGTCACCATCCGCTTCGGCTCCAAGGTGCCCGGCGCGGGGATGCAGGTGCGCGACGTCACCATGGACTTCGGCTACGGCCACGCCTTCACCGAGGCGAGCCCGGAGGCGTACGAGCGGCTCATCCTCGATGTGCTGCTCGGCGACCCGCCGCTCTTCCCCCGCCACCAGGAGGTCGAGCTGAGCTGGAAGATCCTGGACCCCATCGAAGAATTCTGGCGCACGCAGGGCCAGCCCGAGCAGTACCGTCCGGGCACCTGGGGGCCGGCCTCGGCCGACGAGCTCCTCGCCCGCGACGGACGGACCTGGAGGCGGCCATGA
- a CDS encoding glucose-6-phosphate dehydrogenase assembly protein OpcA, with protein MRVDLPNTTTAKISKALVKIREEGGAVALGRVLTLVISTSLGSEEEAIEAANDASREHPMRVIVISTERGAAAETTTEKARVDAEIRVGGDAGASEVVVLRVYGAAAEDEESLVTGLLLPDAPVVAWWPHDAPAVVSQSPLGRIAQRRITDSSTSSNPRLALQHLAATYAPGDTDFAWTRLTLWRALLAAVLDQPPYEPVTQVEVSGAADSPSTVLLAAWLGLQLQVPVLHEVTTRATGSSGIHGVRLHRASGVIDLDRPIANVATLKQPNQPTHDVSLPRRSLRDCLAEELRRLDPDALYGDVIRHGLERSNAGHGYIPASTTARKDSGDR; from the coding sequence ATGAGAGTCGATCTGCCGAACACCACCACCGCCAAGATCTCGAAGGCGCTCGTCAAGATCCGCGAGGAGGGCGGCGCGGTCGCCCTCGGCCGCGTCCTGACGCTCGTGATCTCCACCTCGCTCGGCAGCGAGGAGGAGGCCATCGAGGCGGCGAACGACGCCTCGCGCGAGCACCCCATGCGCGTCATCGTGATCTCCACCGAGCGCGGTGCCGCCGCGGAGACGACGACGGAGAAGGCGCGCGTCGACGCCGAGATCCGCGTGGGCGGCGACGCCGGCGCGAGCGAGGTCGTCGTGCTGCGCGTCTACGGCGCGGCTGCCGAGGACGAGGAGAGCCTGGTCACGGGCCTCCTCCTCCCCGACGCGCCCGTCGTGGCCTGGTGGCCGCACGATGCTCCCGCGGTCGTCAGCCAGTCGCCGCTCGGCCGCATCGCGCAGCGCCGCATCACGGACTCGTCCACGAGCAGCAACCCGCGCCTGGCCCTGCAGCACCTGGCGGCGACGTACGCCCCCGGCGACACGGACTTCGCCTGGACGCGCCTCACGCTCTGGCGCGCGCTGCTCGCCGCGGTGCTCGACCAGCCGCCGTACGAGCCCGTCACGCAGGTGGAGGTGTCCGGCGCCGCCGACTCCCCCTCCACCGTGCTGCTCGCCGCGTGGCTCGGGCTGCAGCTGCAGGTGCCCGTGCTCCACGAGGTCACCACGCGCGCCACCGGCTCGAGCGGGATCCACGGCGTGCGGCTCCACCGCGCGTCGGGCGTCATCGACCTCGACCGGCCGATCGCCAACGTAGCGACGCTCAAGCAGCCGAACCAGCCGACGCACGACGTGAGCCTCCCCCGGCGCAGCCTCCGCGACTGCCTGGCCGAGGAGCTGCGGCGCCTCGACCCGGACGCCCTCTACGGGGACGTGATCCGTCACGGCCTCGAGCGCTCGAACGCCGGCCACGGGTACATCCCCGCGTCCACCACCGCACGGAAGGACTCGGGAGACCGATGA
- the pgl gene encoding 6-phosphogluconolactonase — translation MTNDRRVLVHPDKKAMTGSVAARFLTKLVDILDEEETANVVLTGGTVGPSILAAVNESAARDSVDWTRVHFWFGDERWLPHGDPERNDTTVRAALLDHIELPAENVHAMGASDAGLSLDEAVAAYTAELAAHANGDTALPRFDITFLGVGPDGHVASLFPDSDGIRTMDAAVIPVRNSPKPPAERISLTLPVLNSSLRIWMVLAGPDKAFALGLALAGADRTEVPVAGIKGRKRTVFFIDREAAADVPENLRLSSY, via the coding sequence ATGACGAACGACCGCAGGGTGCTCGTGCACCCCGACAAGAAGGCCATGACCGGCTCCGTCGCCGCGCGCTTCCTCACGAAGCTCGTCGACATCCTGGATGAGGAGGAGACCGCGAACGTCGTCCTCACCGGGGGGACGGTCGGCCCGAGCATCCTCGCGGCCGTCAACGAGTCCGCGGCGCGCGACAGCGTCGACTGGACGCGCGTGCACTTCTGGTTCGGCGACGAGCGGTGGCTGCCCCACGGCGACCCCGAGCGCAACGACACCACGGTGCGCGCGGCCCTGCTCGATCACATCGAGCTGCCCGCGGAGAACGTCCACGCGATGGGCGCGAGCGACGCCGGCCTCAGCCTCGACGAGGCCGTGGCCGCGTACACGGCGGAGCTCGCCGCGCACGCCAACGGCGACACCGCGCTCCCCCGGTTCGACATCACGTTCCTCGGCGTCGGCCCGGACGGGCACGTGGCATCGCTCTTCCCCGACAGCGACGGCATCCGCACCATGGACGCCGCCGTGATCCCCGTGCGCAACTCGCCGAAGCCGCCGGCCGAGCGCATCTCGCTCACGCTGCCTGTGCTGAACTCGTCGCTGCGCATCTGGATGGTGCTCGCGGGCCCCGACAAGGCGTTCGCGCTGGGCCTGGCGCTCGCGGGCGCCGACCGGACCGAGGTGCCCGTCGCGGGCATCAAGGGCCGCAAGCGCACGGTGTTCTTCATCGACCGCGAGGCCGCCGCCGACGTCCCGGAGAACCTCCGGTTGTCGTCGTACTGA
- a CDS encoding RNA polymerase-binding protein RbpA — translation MASGGSAIRGSRVGAGPMGEQDRGFHAERISISYWDALGNETVRHFAANLPEEEIPVTIDSPQSGLPAGRDKANPPSVAKLEPYKTHLAYVKERRSEEEASQLLEEALEQLRARRGTVKATK, via the coding sequence ATGGCATCAGGAGGAAGCGCCATCCGCGGTTCGCGCGTCGGCGCGGGCCCCATGGGCGAGCAGGACCGCGGCTTCCACGCGGAGCGCATCTCGATCTCGTACTGGGACGCCCTCGGCAACGAGACCGTCCGCCACTTCGCGGCGAACCTGCCGGAGGAGGAGATCCCCGTCACCATCGACTCGCCTCAGTCGGGTCTTCCGGCCGGGCGCGACAAGGCGAACCCGCCGTCGGTCGCGAAGCTCGAGCCGTACAAGACGCACCTCGCGTACGTGAAGGAGCGTCGCAGCGAGGAGGAGGCGAGCCAGCTCCTCGAGGAGGCGCTCGAGCAGCTCCGCGCCCGCCGCGGCACGGTCAAGGCCACCAAGTAG
- the secG gene encoding preprotein translocase subunit SecG, with protein sequence MEILQVVLQVVLGITSLLLTMLILLHKGRGGGLSDMFGGGTTSSLGSSGVAERNLNRITVILGLVWVTCIVVLGLITKFDTGL encoded by the coding sequence GTGGAAATCCTCCAGGTAGTCCTGCAGGTGGTTCTGGGAATCACCAGCCTCCTGCTGACCATGCTCATCCTCCTGCACAAGGGGCGGGGCGGCGGTCTGTCCGACATGTTCGGGGGCGGCACCACGTCGAGCCTCGGCTCCTCGGGCGTGGCCGAGCGGAACCTGAACCGCATCACCGTCATCCTCGGCCTCGTCTGGGTCACGTGCATCGTGGTCCTGGGGCTCATCACCAAGTTCGACACCGGATTGTAG
- the tpiA gene encoding triose-phosphate isomerase, translated as MAVIDRPQGRTPLIAGNWKMNLDHLQAIAFVQKLAWSLKDAKHDYADAEVAVFPPATDIRSVQTLVSADKLELAYGAQDLSEHESGAYTGEISAAFLSQLACRYVIVGHSERRTLHGETDEQVAAKSAAAVKHGIVPVICVGETAADLEEHGASAVPVAQLRVALQGLPKGADVVVAYEPVWAIGSGQAATPEQAQQVAAPLRAVVAELLGDEAAKATRILYGGSVKSGNIAGFLREPDVDGALVGGASLDVQEFSAIARFRSHVGV; from the coding sequence ATGGCAGTGATCGATCGCCCGCAGGGGCGCACGCCCCTCATCGCGGGCAACTGGAAGATGAACCTGGACCACCTCCAGGCCATCGCGTTCGTCCAGAAGCTCGCATGGAGCCTCAAGGACGCCAAGCACGACTACGCGGATGCGGAGGTCGCGGTCTTCCCGCCGGCCACCGACATCCGCAGCGTGCAGACGCTCGTCTCGGCCGACAAGCTCGAGCTGGCCTACGGCGCGCAGGACCTGTCCGAGCACGAGTCCGGCGCGTACACGGGGGAGATCTCCGCGGCGTTCCTCTCTCAGCTCGCCTGCCGCTACGTCATCGTGGGCCACTCCGAGCGGCGCACGCTGCACGGCGAGACCGATGAGCAGGTGGCTGCCAAGTCCGCTGCCGCCGTGAAGCACGGAATCGTGCCGGTGATCTGCGTGGGCGAGACCGCGGCCGACCTCGAGGAGCACGGCGCCAGCGCCGTCCCCGTGGCCCAGCTGCGCGTCGCGCTGCAGGGCCTGCCGAAGGGCGCCGACGTGGTCGTCGCCTACGAGCCCGTCTGGGCCATCGGGTCCGGCCAGGCCGCGACGCCGGAGCAGGCCCAGCAGGTCGCGGCACCGCTGCGGGCCGTCGTCGCCGAGCTCCTGGGCGACGAGGCGGCGAAGGCCACGCGCATCCTCTACGGCGGCTCGGTCAAGTCCGGCAACATCGCGGGTTTCCTCCGCGAGCCGGACGTCGACGGAGCCCTCGTCGGCGGCGCCAGCCTCGACGTGCAGGAGTTCTCCGCGATCGCCCGGTTCCGCTCGCACGTCGGCGTCTGA